In the genome of Gammaproteobacteria bacterium, one region contains:
- a CDS encoding type I restriction enzyme, R subunit: MTHPYTESQLVEQPAIELFAALGWQTFAAGDEAFGKGGILSRETSGEVVLVERLRTALVRLNPALPGEAITTAVDELTRDRSAMSLAAANRETYLLLKEGLQVAVPDRRHGGQKIERLRVFDWERAENNEFLLISQFSVTGVLYTCRPDLVGFVNGLPVVVIELKKPGVPTRTAFDENLKHYQQQIPQLFWFNALLIASNGTDSRVGSLTADWERFFEWKRIEREDEPRRVSLEVMIRGTCDKTRLLDLLENFTLFSEHKAGLVKIIGQNHQFLGVNNAIASMLAARQSGHGRGGVFWQTQGSGKSFSMVFFAQKVLRKLPGNWTFVIATDRVELDDQIAKTFKACGAVSAAEGDTCHATSGAHLRELLRGNHRYVFTLIHKFQTQEMLCDRPDVIVLSDEAHRSQYDTLAVNMRAALPKALFLAFTGTPLIAGEERTKEVFGAYVSIYDFQQSVEDGATVPLFYENRTPELRLVNPDLNEDIYRLVEEAELDSEQEAKLERELGRQYHILTRDDRLESVARDIVRHFLGRGFIGKAMVVAIDKATALRMHDKVRKHWAAETQRVREELGRHILPREMREELQERLQLLQTTDMALIVSPGQNEVEQMKKLGLDIGQHRQRMKDSDPGLDERFKDSNDPLRIVFLCAMWLTGFDAPSCSTVYLDKPMRNHTLMQTIARANRVFPGKHSGVIVDYANVFLSLEKALAIYGKGKGGENPVKNKQQLVAELRDAVEKATAFCASQRVMLGAIEQLPTGDLERLNLVNDAVDALISPDPLRREFLGHERLVVTLYHAVKPEPVVLAFFARIACLSAIADAIRAKLNPGPADISAVMASINQLLDASITGVDMPTESARAIDLSKIDFEALDRRFKKSRHKNTDLEVLKAAIRAKLEEMIRVNRTRIDFLEKFEALLGSYNSGSRNIDDLFEELLQLSRTLSEEQHRHIRENMSEEELVIFDILTRPVPELSSEERVEVKKIARELLEKIKQLLVINWRQKSAARARLRLVIENTLDEGLPRAYSPPLYQQKCGTLFEHFYEHYAEAA, from the coding sequence ATGACCCACCCCTACACCGAAAGCCAACTGGTCGAACAGCCCGCTATTGAGTTATTCGCGGCGCTGGGCTGGCAAACGTTCGCAGCGGGAGACGAGGCTTTCGGGAAGGGAGGCATCCTGTCCCGCGAGACGAGCGGCGAGGTGGTCTTGGTGGAGCGCTTGCGCACCGCCTTGGTGCGCTTGAATCCTGCCCTGCCGGGGGAAGCCATTACCACCGCCGTGGACGAATTGACCCGTGACCGTTCGGCGATGAGCCTTGCGGCGGCCAACCGGGAGACCTACCTCTTGCTCAAGGAAGGCCTCCAGGTTGCCGTGCCGGATCGGCGTCATGGCGGACAGAAGATCGAGCGGTTGCGGGTGTTCGATTGGGAACGCGCGGAAAACAACGAGTTCCTACTGATTAGCCAGTTCAGTGTCACCGGCGTGCTGTATACCTGCCGTCCGGATTTGGTGGGATTCGTGAATGGCCTGCCGGTGGTGGTCATTGAACTGAAAAAGCCCGGCGTTCCCACGCGTACCGCCTTCGACGAGAACCTCAAGCACTACCAGCAACAGATCCCGCAACTCTTTTGGTTCAACGCACTGCTCATCGCCAGCAACGGCACGGACAGCCGCGTTGGCTCGCTCACCGCCGATTGGGAGCGGTTTTTCGAGTGGAAGCGCATCGAACGCGAGGACGAGCCGCGCCGGGTATCGCTGGAGGTGATGATCCGGGGAACGTGCGACAAGACCCGGCTGCTCGACCTGCTGGAGAACTTCACCCTGTTTTCGGAACACAAGGCGGGGCTGGTGAAAATCATCGGGCAGAATCACCAGTTCCTGGGGGTGAACAACGCCATTGCCTCGATGCTCGCGGCGCGCCAGTCCGGCCATGGCCGAGGCGGGGTGTTCTGGCAGACCCAAGGCAGCGGCAAGAGCTTTTCGATGGTGTTCTTCGCGCAAAAGGTCTTGCGGAAGTTGCCGGGCAACTGGACGTTCGTGATCGCGACCGACCGCGTCGAACTGGACGACCAGATCGCCAAGACCTTCAAGGCGTGCGGCGCGGTTAGCGCGGCCGAGGGCGACACCTGCCATGCCACGAGCGGCGCGCACCTGCGGGAGTTGTTACGCGGCAATCATCGCTACGTCTTCACGCTCATCCACAAGTTCCAGACCCAGGAGATGCTTTGCGACCGGCCCGACGTGATTGTGCTCTCCGACGAGGCGCACCGCAGCCAATACGACACCCTGGCCGTGAACATGCGCGCCGCCTTGCCCAAGGCGCTGTTCCTGGCCTTCACCGGCACCCCGCTGATCGCCGGAGAGGAGCGGACCAAGGAGGTGTTCGGCGCTTACGTCTCCATTTACGACTTCCAGCAATCCGTCGAGGACGGGGCTACCGTTCCGTTGTTCTACGAGAACCGCACGCCGGAATTGCGGCTGGTGAATCCAGACTTGAACGAGGATATTTACCGGCTGGTCGAGGAGGCGGAACTTGACTCGGAACAGGAAGCCAAGCTGGAGCGGGAACTAGGGCGGCAGTACCACATCCTCACCCGCGACGACCGGCTGGAAAGCGTGGCGCGGGACATCGTGCGGCATTTCCTTGGGCGCGGCTTCATCGGCAAGGCGATGGTGGTTGCCATCGACAAGGCGACCGCGCTCAGGATGCACGACAAGGTGCGGAAGCACTGGGCGGCGGAGACCCAACGGGTGCGGGAGGAATTGGGGCGTCATATTCTCCCCCGCGAGATGAGAGAGGAGCTTCAAGAGCGTCTGCAATTGCTACAGACCACCGACATGGCGCTCATTGTATCGCCCGGCCAAAACGAGGTAGAGCAGATGAAAAAACTCGGCCTCGATATTGGGCAGCACCGGCAGCGGATGAAGGATTCCGATCCAGGACTGGATGAAAGATTCAAGGACAGCAACGATCCCTTGCGGATCGTGTTTCTCTGCGCCATGTGGCTGACCGGTTTCGACGCGCCAAGCTGTTCCACGGTGTATCTCGACAAGCCGATGCGCAATCACACGTTGATGCAGACCATCGCGCGGGCCAACCGGGTGTTTCCCGGCAAGCACAGCGGCGTGATCGTGGATTACGCCAATGTCTTTCTGTCCCTCGAAAAAGCGCTGGCCATCTACGGCAAGGGGAAAGGGGGAGAGAATCCCGTCAAGAATAAACAACAACTCGTTGCCGAGTTGCGCGATGCCGTCGAGAAGGCGACGGCGTTCTGCGCAAGTCAGCGGGTCATGCTCGGCGCTATCGAACAATTGCCGACGGGAGATTTGGAACGATTGAATCTCGTGAATGACGCGGTGGATGCACTGATCTCTCCCGACCCGTTACGACGCGAGTTTCTGGGGCATGAGCGCCTCGTCGTGACGCTCTACCATGCGGTGAAGCCGGAACCGGTGGTATTGGCGTTTTTTGCCCGCATTGCCTGCCTATCCGCCATTGCGGATGCCATCCGCGCCAAACTGAATCCAGGCCCGGCGGACATTTCCGCGGTGATGGCGAGCATCAATCAATTACTGGATGCCTCGATCACCGGCGTGGATATGCCCACCGAATCGGCCAGAGCGATCGATTTATCGAAGATTGACTTCGAGGCGCTTGATCGGCGTTTCAAGAAATCCAGGCACAAGAATACGGATTTGGAGGTTCTCAAGGCCGCCATTCGCGCGAAACTTGAGGAGATGATCCGGGTAAACAGGACGCGCATTGATTTTCTGGAAAAATTCGAAGCGTTGCTTGGATCCTACAACTCTGGCAGCCGCAACATTGATGATTTATTCGAGGAGCTATTGCAGCTCAGCCGTACCTTGAGCGAGGAACAGCATCGTCACATCCGCGAAAACATGAGCGAGGAAGAATTGGTCATTTTCGATATTCTGACCCGCCCTGTCCCCGAATTAAGCAGTGAGGAACGTGTGGAAGTCAAGAAAATTGCCCGTGAACTTCTGGAAAAGATTAAACAGCTACTCGTTATCAACTGGCGTCAAAAATCGGCAGCCCGTGCGAGGCTCAGGCTCGTTATCGAGAATACGCTGGATGAAGGCTTGCCAAGGGCTTACTCGCCACCACTGTATCAACAGAAGTGTGGCACGTTATTCGAGCATTTCTATGAGCATTACGCGGAGGCGGCTTAG
- a CDS encoding hypothetical protein (Evidence 5 : Unknown function) → MGIDSVVLYSYETMFGSVIKNQRMIYLTQHAYLAGSSENSCYQAAAVDSDGNNYRVTWIPYPNYANIADKNKRFDRNEYQVVEL, encoded by the coding sequence ATGGGCATCGATAGTGTAGTTTTGTATTCATATGAAACCATGTTTGGTTCAGTTATTAAGAATCAAAGAATGATCTATTTGACGCAGCACGCTTATTTAGCAGGATCCAGTGAGAATTCTTGCTACCAAGCGGCGGCGGTTGACTCCGACGGAAATAATTACCGGGTAACTTGGATTCCGTACCCTAATTATGCGAATATTGCAGACAAAAATAAACGTTTCGATAGAAACGAATATCAGGTGGTTGAGCTGTAA
- a CDS encoding Hydrogenase: MTKHVVVDPMTRIEGHLRFVTRIKDQIVTDAHCTGDMFRGIEKALIGHDARVAQQVTQRVCGVCPNGHAEAASLALENAMGLKPNANGQRLRNLIVGSYQLQDYLLHFYTLCALDFIDIAAVLNYQGSDAALLKVRDWVAGETKSAKVFPAAPFLPRYEAAYSTNQELNFSAIRHYLQALPVMANLHKMVALFGAKAPHPVAIEAGGVTTMPTLEKITQFRSWLKGAAAFIRGPFRDDVVAVAQAFPSYFKEGRGYGNFLSYPFLPDVNGEHHSFVGGVTIGGKYSPLDINKITEDTLYSYYKDSPDRNVKPLSSTILTPIDWNEYQAERKRTDGKYSWTRSPRYGGEVMEVGPMARVVNTYHAGTNPQLTSLVDGFNQALGVTLEDYNSVMGRHLARLVNALLILERVERDIDELEPGVLGFVEREVPRNARGVGLTEATRGALGHWIETDDKGYIRNYELIVPTTWNISPRDASGRPGAVERMLIGTHISDPENPIELARIVRSADPCIACSVH, encoded by the coding sequence ATGACCAAGCACGTTGTTGTTGATCCGATGACTCGTATCGAGGGTCACCTCCGTTTTGTTACTCGCATCAAGGATCAGATAGTCACCGACGCCCACTGTACTGGCGATATGTTCCGCGGCATTGAAAAGGCATTAATCGGACACGATGCCCGCGTCGCCCAACAGGTAACACAGCGGGTGTGTGGAGTGTGTCCCAATGGACACGCTGAGGCCGCCTCCCTAGCCTTGGAAAATGCAATGGGCCTTAAGCCTAATGCCAACGGCCAACGCTTGCGCAATCTTATTGTTGGTTCCTACCAATTGCAGGATTACTTGCTGCACTTCTATACCCTGTGCGCCTTAGATTTTATTGATATTGCTGCCGTATTGAATTACCAAGGTAGCGATGCTGCTCTACTCAAGGTTCGCGATTGGGTTGCCGGGGAGACGAAGAGCGCCAAGGTATTTCCCGCCGCACCATTTCTGCCACGCTACGAGGCAGCCTACAGCACTAATCAGGAACTCAATTTCAGCGCCATTCGTCACTATCTTCAGGCGCTGCCGGTAATGGCCAACCTTCACAAGATGGTGGCCCTATTTGGCGCCAAGGCCCCGCACCCGGTGGCTATTGAGGCGGGTGGTGTCACCACGATGCCGACTCTGGAAAAGATTACCCAATTTCGTTCTTGGCTGAAGGGGGCCGCCGCTTTTATTCGCGGACCTTTTCGCGACGATGTAGTGGCGGTGGCCCAAGCCTTTCCTAGTTACTTTAAGGAGGGGCGGGGCTACGGCAATTTTCTTTCCTATCCGTTTCTCCCCGACGTGAATGGTGAGCATCACAGCTTTGTGGGCGGCGTCACCATTGGCGGAAAGTACAGCCCACTGGATATCAACAAAATCACCGAAGATACGCTCTATTCCTACTACAAGGACAGCCCGGATCGGAACGTAAAGCCACTGAGTAGCACCATCCTCACTCCCATTGATTGGAACGAATATCAAGCGGAGCGGAAAAGAACTGATGGCAAATACAGTTGGACGCGGTCACCGCGCTACGGCGGTGAGGTAATGGAGGTGGGACCCATGGCGCGAGTGGTAAATACCTACCACGCGGGGACCAATCCACAGCTCACCTCGCTGGTGGACGGATTCAATCAAGCGCTGGGGGTCACCCTGGAGGACTACAACTCGGTGATGGGCCGTCATCTGGCCCGACTGGTCAACGCCCTGCTGATTCTGGAACGGGTGGAGCGCGACATCGACGAGCTAGAGCCCGGCGTACTCGGCTTCGTGGAGCGTGAAGTACCCCGTAATGCCCGTGGTGTTGGACTCACCGAGGCCACCCGAGGCGCCCTCGGCCATTGGATCGAGACCGACGACAAGGGTTATATCCGCAACTATGAGCTAATCGTCCCCACCACCTGGAACATCTCACCGCGTGACGCAAGCGGCAGACCCGGCGCGGTAGAGCGGATGCTAATCGGCACCCATATCAGCGACCCGGAAAATCCCATCGAGCTGGCCCGCATTGTTCGTTCCGCAGACCCCTGCATTGCCTGCTCCGTCCACTAA
- a CDS encoding Hydrogenase (acceptor) has translation MNPSRREFLQRLWQVIVATGASQFFSFEELLAAPLASNRPKVLWLHGTSCSGCSTSFLDIEQVSVPEILTEFVDLVFHPDISLATGEQAMQILEHMASKEEGFIFVLEGGIPVEMPHACIMGERPMTEWVDRMARRAGVVVAAGTCAALGGVPRMNGTVTGSMTLREFLIHQGIKKPLVALPNCPMKPEHFLYVLLHQLKMGRLPELDELLRPHKFFNHTIHERCIYYADFQERRYAERIGDEGCLLKLGCQGPVTRNDCMLFGHNNNTNTCIRAGHPCVGCAGEPFPRQIMFHAYGDRRAIQKDFSI, from the coding sequence ATGAATCCCTCCCGTCGCGAATTCCTCCAACGCTTATGGCAGGTGATCGTTGCTACCGGCGCCTCCCAGTTTTTTAGCTTTGAGGAACTGCTGGCCGCTCCACTAGCCTCTAACCGACCCAAGGTCCTGTGGCTGCACGGTACCTCCTGCTCCGGTTGTTCGACCTCCTTCCTCGACATTGAACAGGTATCGGTGCCGGAGATCCTTACAGAGTTCGTAGACCTGGTATTCCACCCGGATATCTCCCTGGCCACCGGTGAACAGGCAATGCAGATACTCGAACACATGGCCAGCAAGGAGGAGGGTTTCATCTTCGTGTTAGAGGGCGGCATCCCCGTGGAAATGCCGCACGCCTGCATCATGGGCGAACGACCGATGACAGAATGGGTGGACCGTATGGCCCGTCGTGCCGGAGTGGTGGTGGCGGCGGGTACCTGCGCCGCTTTGGGCGGCGTCCCGCGCATGAATGGTACCGTCACCGGTTCGATGACCTTACGTGAGTTCCTGATCCACCAGGGAATTAAAAAACCGCTGGTGGCATTGCCCAACTGTCCGATGAAACCCGAACATTTCCTCTACGTTCTGCTGCACCAACTCAAGATGGGACGACTGCCCGAATTGGATGAATTGCTCCGGCCCCACAAATTTTTCAATCACACCATTCACGAGCGCTGTATCTATTACGCAGATTTCCAGGAGCGACGCTACGCCGAACGCATTGGTGACGAGGGTTGTCTGCTTAAACTCGGCTGCCAGGGACCAGTAACTCGCAACGACTGCATGCTCTTTGGCCACAACAACAATACCAATACCTGCATCCGCGCCGGTCATCCGTGCGTGGGTTGTGCTGGTGAGCCTTTCCCGCGCCAGATTATGTTCCACGCCTACGGTGACCGTCGGGCAATCCAGAAAGATTTCTCGATCTAG
- a CDS encoding methyl-accepting chemotaxis protein yields MYNAHAPRQFDSNVVKVSHSILFRTLLFLIAGVLVVAALVLVVAWGYLDAQAHRRAHSTGDGLLTTSIKNTQESINKGQRHSFQRAIDDFAQLDGVIDVALFSRFNFMVYRSGLVSVGMPFVHDEKGQLKRNPNEERFIKSNGRFQREDWNLRDAIDQPAAQKHVQEKKTAGELCSNCHYPMPEGADFNTPSRRFIYESPDYTDFYYAMPVEGECVVCHTHWRAGESSGYLRVRLNTRPFTHQRNETLLGMAGAIVGVLAPVILIVVLIFRFVVFKPLGILDANITDLTRGEGDLTHRLVVRQHNEMGRIAGSLNGFIEKVQTIVIAIKERMAPLGGHADELFQRSEILLNNSTRIADALGQISTETGHLRDSAGQVTSSVEEVHASLNWVVRTVTTGEQISRDNRRLSQEAMTRMDTFGGKMANVTTTSREVVNLLDQIKRIADQTNLLALNAAIEAARAGESGRGFAVVAEEVRTLAGKTTTLTDTIDRSLASFTSEIGSAESIMRETTEVMHQVSSVSTQGEQELASAVQRIHALEQAFASVQTATNEQHQITSKMVQRIDNTTAQATDIRDISNAIANLARSVQEAVNRVETETSKFHTG; encoded by the coding sequence ATGTACAATGCGCACGCCCCGAGGCAATTCGATAGTAATGTAGTTAAGGTCAGTCACTCTATTTTGTTTCGTACCTTGCTATTTTTGATAGCAGGCGTTTTGGTGGTGGCTGCTTTAGTGTTGGTGGTCGCTTGGGGCTATTTGGATGCCCAGGCGCATCGACGCGCCCACAGTACCGGGGATGGTTTACTTACCACCTCGATCAAAAACACGCAGGAATCCATCAATAAGGGACAACGTCACAGCTTCCAACGCGCTATCGATGATTTTGCCCAACTTGATGGGGTGATCGATGTTGCTCTATTTTCTCGTTTCAACTTCATGGTGTATCGCTCTGGGCTGGTCAGTGTTGGTATGCCGTTTGTACATGATGAGAAAGGGCAGCTCAAGCGCAATCCTAATGAAGAACGATTTATTAAGAGCAATGGGCGTTTTCAGCGTGAGGATTGGAATCTGCGCGACGCAATTGATCAGCCAGCGGCGCAAAAGCACGTTCAGGAAAAAAAGACCGCTGGCGAATTATGTAGCAATTGCCACTACCCAATGCCCGAAGGCGCCGATTTCAATACGCCCTCACGGCGATTTATCTACGAGAGCCCGGACTACACGGATTTCTATTACGCTATGCCGGTGGAGGGCGAGTGTGTGGTCTGCCATACCCATTGGCGCGCGGGGGAGAGTAGCGGTTATCTGCGGGTGCGCCTGAATACTCGCCCTTTTACTCATCAGCGCAACGAGACTCTACTAGGAATGGCTGGGGCCATTGTCGGGGTATTAGCGCCAGTAATTTTGATTGTGGTGCTGATCTTTCGTTTCGTGGTGTTTAAGCCGCTTGGTATATTGGACGCCAATATCACCGACCTTACCCGTGGCGAGGGCGACCTAACCCATCGTCTGGTAGTACGGCAGCACAACGAGATGGGACGAATCGCCGGGAGCCTCAACGGTTTCATCGAAAAGGTGCAAACCATCGTAATTGCCATCAAGGAACGTATGGCCCCTTTGGGGGGACATGCCGACGAATTATTTCAGCGTAGTGAGATCCTGTTGAATAACAGCACGCGCATCGCGGATGCCCTCGGCCAGATCAGTACCGAAACCGGACACCTGCGCGACTCGGCCGGGCAAGTAACATCATCGGTGGAGGAAGTCCACGCTAGTCTGAATTGGGTGGTGCGGACCGTAACCACGGGTGAACAGATCTCCCGCGACAACCGCCGCCTAAGCCAGGAGGCCATGACCCGCATGGACACCTTCGGGGGCAAGATGGCGAACGTAACCACCACCTCCCGCGAAGTGGTGAATCTGCTCGACCAGATCAAACGCATTGCCGATCAGACCAATCTATTGGCCCTCAATGCGGCGATTGAAGCCGCACGGGCTGGTGAATCAGGTCGAGGCTTTGCGGTAGTAGCGGAGGAGGTACGTACGCTGGCCGGTAAGACCACCACGCTGACCGACACCATCGACCGCTCCTTGGCCTCGTTTACCAGCGAGATTGGCAGTGCCGAATCGATCATGCGTGAGACTACCGAGGTTATGCACCAAGTTTCCTCGGTCTCGACCCAAGGTGAGCAGGAATTGGCCAGTGCCGTGCAGCGTATCCACGCCCTGGAACAGGCATTTGCCAGCGTGCAGACCGCCACCAATGAGCAGCACCAAATCACCAGCAAGATGGTGCAACGCATTGACAATACCACCGCCCAAGCCACCGACATCCGCGACATCAGCAACGCCATTGCCAATCTCGCCCGTAGCGTACAGGAGGCGGTGAATAGAGTGGAAACGGAGACCTCCAAATTTCATACTGGCTAA
- a CDS encoding hypothetical protein (Evidence 5 : Unknown function): MVSGQIQIINDHIHFHCVVFDGVFDVSTDGNTIVRFHEAAITNADIEKVQETVRKRIFRTFVRRGFIDRSDTREMLSWEHGAGFHFMPRFGSRRIIEKGLSDFYVIDNGVKHDILSISLTSQGGKCRIIIMQTNNYKKHKDVLSLTGLTPYFFLFSNLTR, translated from the coding sequence ATGGTTTCCGGTCAGATACAAATCATCAATGATCATATCCATTTTCATTGCGTGGTGTTCGATGGCGTATTTGACGTGTCAACGGATGGGAATACCATTGTGCGTTTTCACGAAGCGGCAATCACTAATGCCGATATTGAGAAGGTCCAGGAAACAGTACGGAAACGTATTTTTCGTACCTTTGTCAGACGTGGATTCATCGATCGTAGTGACACCAGGGAAATGCTCTCATGGGAGCATGGGGCGGGTTTTCACTTCATGCCTCGGTTCGGATCGAGGAGAATAATCGAAAAGGGCTTGAGCGACTTTTACGTTATTGACAATGGGGTAAAACACGATATTCTCTCCATTTCATTGACAAGTCAAGGAGGTAAATGTCGCATAATCATTATGCAAACAAACAATTATAAAAAACATAAAGATGTCTTATCTTTAACGGGTCTGACCCCTTATTTCTTTTTATTTTCAAATTTAACTCGTTGA
- a CDS encoding conserved hypothetical protein (Evidence 4 : Unknown function but conserved in other organisms) — protein sequence MAALSCIDELTNLYEVDYDAWLQRNLELLRQFRFPELDVEHLIEEMEDLGRKDRGELISRLVILIAHLLKWQFQPAHRSSSWRGSIAEQRVRVTRQLKLSPSLHSFLPQAIREAYNDAVELACEETGLSLDAFPRDCPYLPTQLLDKGFWSEL from the coding sequence ATGGCGGCGTTGTCGTGTATTGACGAACTGACAAACCTTTACGAAGTCGATTACGACGCTTGGCTTCAACGTAATTTAGAATTGCTGCGTCAGTTCCGTTTCCCCGAATTAGATGTTGAACATCTAATCGAGGAGATGGAAGACTTGGGTAGAAAAGATCGTGGCGAATTGATCAGCCGATTGGTAATTCTGATTGCCCACTTACTCAAATGGCAATTCCAACCGGCGCATCGTTCCTCCAGTTGGCGTGGCTCCATTGCCGAGCAGCGGGTAAGGGTGACACGGCAACTGAAATTAAGCCCAAGTCTTCATTCATTCCTGCCGCAAGCCATACGTGAAGCTTACAATGATGCTGTGGAATTGGCGTGCGAGGAAACTGGACTATCGCTGGATGCATTTCCGCGAGACTGTCCCTATCTACCCACGCAACTATTAGACAAAGGATTCTGGTCGGAGCTATAA
- a CDS encoding hypothetical protein (Evidence 5 : Unknown function): protein MREQGTLVSVSDESSRHQGTIKNQVSSVSTQGGQELASAVQRIHALEQAFASVQTATNEQYQITSKMVQRIDNTTAQAANIRDISNAIANLARSVQEAVNRVKTETSKFHTG from the coding sequence TTGCGTGAGCAAGGTACTCTAGTTTCTGTATCAGACGAATCTTCGCGGCATCAAGGGACCATAAAAAACCAAGTTTCCTCGGTCTCGACCCAAGGTGGGCAGGAATTGGCCAGCGCCGTGCAGCGTATCCACGCGCTGGAACAGGCATTTGCCAGCGTACAGACCGCCACCAACGAACAGTACCAAATCACCAGCAAGATGGTGCAGCGCATTGACAATACCACCGCCCAAGCCGCCAATATCCGCGACATCAGCAACGCCATTGCCAATCTCGCACGTAGCGTACAGGAGGCGGTGAATAGAGTGAAAACGGAGACCTCTAAATTTCATACTGGCTAA
- the pyrC gene encoding dihydroorotase has translation MDILYLTRPDDWHLHLRDGVQLSAVLLHTAARFARAMVMPNLKPPLITTAAALAYRERIRAALPADANFTPLMTLYLTENTSPEEIARARESGAVYGVKLYPAGATTHSEAGVRDLGRIYPVLEAMVEYGLPLLVHGEVTDPKVDIFDRERIFIERYLVPLVERLPNLKLVLEHITTREAVVFVREASPQVAATITPHHLLFNRNALFQGGLCPHYYCLPVLKREVHRRAVLEAALSGNPKFFLGTDSAPHPRTSKESGCGCAGIYSAHAALELYAEIFAEEGLLDRLEGFASHHGADFHGLPRNQDQIVLERIPWTVPQEFSFGNDRLIPLRAGEKVAWRLRSN, from the coding sequence ATGGATATTCTCTACCTAACCCGCCCTGACGATTGGCATCTACACCTACGTGACGGCGTCCAACTTTCCGCAGTATTGCTGCACACTGCTGCGCGTTTTGCCCGTGCGATGGTAATGCCCAACCTCAAACCACCGCTAATTACCACCGCCGCTGCATTAGCCTACCGCGAACGTATCCGTGCTGCTTTACCAGCAGATGCGAATTTCACCCCGCTGATGACGTTATACCTCACGGAAAATACCTCCCCCGAAGAGATTGCTCGTGCTCGCGAGAGTGGGGCGGTCTACGGCGTAAAACTATATCCGGCGGGGGCTACCACCCATTCGGAAGCGGGGGTGCGCGATCTTGGGCGTATCTATCCGGTATTGGAGGCAATGGTCGAATACGGCCTACCGCTTTTGGTCCACGGTGAAGTAACCGACCCGAAGGTAGATATCTTTGATCGAGAGAGGATCTTCATAGAGCGTTACCTAGTCCCATTGGTTGAGCGTCTGCCGAATCTCAAATTGGTATTAGAGCACATTACCACCCGTGAGGCGGTAGTGTTTGTGCGTGAGGCCTCTCCACAGGTAGCGGCCACAATTACACCTCACCACTTGCTATTCAACCGCAATGCTTTATTCCAGGGCGGACTATGCCCTCACTACTATTGTCTACCGGTACTCAAGCGAGAGGTCCATCGACGTGCCGTATTGGAGGCCGCCCTCAGTGGTAACCCCAAATTCTTTTTAGGCACCGATAGCGCCCCCCATCCCCGGACCAGCAAGGAAAGTGGTTGTGGTTGTGCCGGTATCTATAGCGCCCACGCCGCATTGGAACTCTACGCGGAAATTTTCGCGGAGGAAGGATTGCTAGATCGTCTGGAGGGATTCGCCAGCCACCATGGGGCGGATTTCCACGGCTTGCCTCGTAACCAAGATCAGATCGTTTTGGAACGGATCCCCTGGACGGTACCACAGGAGTTTTCCTTCGGAAATGATCGGTTAATACCGTTACGGGCAGGTGAAAAGGTGGCGTGGCGTCTGCGGAGTAATTGA
- a CDS encoding Rhodanese domain protein translates to MVHKMTIESLNPKQSYEFLQNNPRAVLIDCRSSMEFLFVGHPVGAIHVAWIDEPSWDINPNFVTEVRKVVLGGVSPASNADVTPVLLICRSGKRSLEAGKVLLQAGFNAVYNVAEGFEGDLNEKHQRSTIGGWRFHNLPWEQC, encoded by the coding sequence ATGGTTCATAAGATGACAATAGAAAGTCTCAACCCAAAACAATCCTACGAGTTTTTGCAGAACAATCCCCGCGCAGTGTTAATTGACTGCCGCTCTTCCATGGAATTCCTCTTCGTCGGTCACCCGGTAGGGGCTATCCACGTGGCCTGGATCGACGAGCCAAGCTGGGACATTAACCCCAATTTTGTCACAGAGGTACGCAAGGTGGTACTAGGTGGCGTTTCGCCCGCTTCAAACGCGGATGTTACCCCAGTACTACTCATCTGCCGGAGCGGCAAACGCTCCTTGGAGGCGGGAAAGGTTCTACTCCAAGCGGGTTTTAACGCGGTATACAACGTGGCCGAGGGTTTTGAAGGCGACCTTAACGAGAAACACCAGCGCAGCACCATCGGTGGCTGGCGTTTTCATAATCTGCCTTGGGAACAATGCTGA